The Candidatus Methanomethylicota archaeon nucleotide sequence CTATATTTTTGTACTACTCAATATAAATTTTTAAAGTTGCAAATATGAATTGAGCTTCGTAATGGTTTGGGACTTTATATGACGGGTAGCTTATAGTGGGCAGTATGAGAACTTGTAGTGGTATGGGCAGTGAGCACAGTTTGGTATGTTACCCCAGCAGTCTACATGTGAGCTTAATGTGTAGCTACACCAATTTACAAGTTCGCAATCTATGCATGAGGGCATATAGTTGAAGTATAGTTTGAAGTACATGTTATAGTTCTTCTTCCATACATCAGCCAAGTTTTCATGAAGAGCATCTCCAATTATGAATTCATGAATACTCCTTTTAACCCCCCTTATAATTGTTGACCATGTGTAAGCCATGTACATGCATGGTGTCACCTTCCCATCCACTCTGACGAAAAGTGCTTTGTTAAATGTGAAGGGGCAGTTTCTCGAAGTGTATGATGATGTGTTGGGAGCCCATAATCTAATAGGCATATTTATTGCCATTACAGATGCCCTTTCAAGATACTCCTTAAATTTCCCTATACATTCAGGGTCATCAAGACAACTTATACCTTCAACTCCACCAGGGTAGTGTATGTAGAAGCTTAAGTAGACTTCAGTAATATTGGCTTCAACAGCATAGTCAAGTATTTTCGGTACTTGATGCAAATTAAGTTTTGTGATGGTGAATATAGATTTAATTATAGGCTTTCTACTGTCAACCCTCTTCTTGCTTTCAAAGAGTTTTTCAAGCCCCCTTGAAAATGTGGAGAGGTTTCCAAGTCTCCTAATCTTCTCATATAAATCTACGTCAACGGCATCGATACTCACATAAAGTTCATCGAGGCCCATTTTCACGAGGTCTTCAGCGATCTCTAGTAATCTCGTACCATTGGTGTTTAGTACTAACATTAGATTCTTAGACTTAGCGTAACTGAGCATGTCCAGTATGTATGGGTTGATTGTGGGTTCACCCCACCCAGTTAAAACTAGTCGTTTAACACCGGAGTTCACAGCATTATTCACAATTTTCTTGTAATCTTCGAAGCTCATATCTGAAAACTTAAAGTTCTCCACAGCATACCTGAAGCAGTGGATGCAGTTCAAATTACATCGTGTAGAAACCTCTAATACCAATTCCCGTAAAGAAGAATTTTCACTAAGATTTACAATCCAATCGCCAATCTTCAAAATCATAAAACCATAACACCCAAAGTTAAATTGAGCTGGGAAAAAAAGGGTGGGTTGTGGTGGTTAGCCTGGAAGTAGTCCCTCTTCTTCTATTT carries:
- a CDS encoding radical SAM protein, encoding MILKIGDWIVNLSENSSLRELVLEVSTRCNLNCIHCFRYAVENFKFSDMSFEDYKKIVNNAVNSGVKRLVLTGWGEPTINPYILDMLSYAKSKNLMLVLNTNGTRLLEIAEDLVKMGLDELYVSIDAVDVDLYEKIRRLGNLSTFSRGLEKLFESKKRVDSRKPIIKSIFTITKLNLHQVPKILDYAVEANITEVYLSFYIHYPGGVEGISCLDDPECIGKFKEYLERASVMAINMPIRLWAPNTSSYTSRNCPFTFNKALFVRVDGKVTPCMYMAYTWSTIIRGVKRSIHEFIIGDALHENLADVWKKNYNMYFKLYFNYMPSCIDCELVNWCSYTLSSHVDCWGNIPNCAHCPYHYKFSYCPL